From Alphaproteobacteria bacterium, the proteins below share one genomic window:
- a CDS encoding CoA transferase: MMTASLKRRDYTPGAKAPLAGVRVLDLSRLVAGNMLTQVLGDFGAEVIKVEPPAGDTLRGWKVNDVETNWKIYARNKKSLGLELRKPSARKLLLDLVPSAQMFVESFRPGTLEKMGLGPEVLLARNPRLVIVRISGWGQDGPYARRPGFGTLVEGMSGFASFNGFGDREPVLPPMYLADTVAGLYGASGAMIALREVEMNGGKGQVIDLPLLDPMLAVLGPQAANYRLNGKVKPRTGSRSTNAAPRNAYRTKDGLYVCLSASTQKMAERLFRSIGRDDLNRDPRYMTNAQRVKHAEELDAIIGAFVGARSQAENVAFFEKEEVTIGPIYDVRQIMEDPHILERELIADYPDSEVGQFPMHHVVPRLAGTPASIRTPAPKIGEHNRALLKELGIDDAAYAALKAEGAVAEGGSAGNDEE; the protein is encoded by the coding sequence ATGATGACGGCTTCGCTGAAGCGACGGGATTACACGCCAGGGGCGAAGGCGCCGCTGGCCGGCGTGCGCGTGCTCGACCTGTCGCGGCTGGTGGCCGGCAACATGCTGACCCAGGTGCTGGGCGATTTCGGCGCCGAGGTGATCAAGGTCGAGCCGCCGGCCGGCGACACCTTGCGCGGCTGGAAGGTCAACGACGTCGAGACCAACTGGAAGATCTACGCGCGCAACAAAAAGAGCCTCGGGCTGGAGCTGCGCAAGCCCAGCGCGCGCAAGCTGCTGCTCGACCTCGTGCCCTCGGCCCAGATGTTCGTCGAGAGCTTCCGCCCCGGCACCCTGGAAAAGATGGGGCTGGGGCCCGAGGTGCTGCTGGCGCGCAATCCCAGGCTGGTGATCGTGCGCATCTCCGGCTGGGGCCAGGACGGCCCCTACGCCAGGCGTCCCGGCTTCGGCACGCTGGTCGAGGGCATGTCCGGCTTCGCCTCGTTCAACGGCTTCGGTGACCGCGAGCCGGTGCTGCCGCCGATGTATCTCGCCGACACGGTGGCCGGACTCTACGGCGCCTCGGGCGCGATGATCGCACTGCGCGAGGTCGAGATGAACGGTGGCAAGGGCCAGGTGATCGACCTGCCGCTGCTCGATCCGATGCTCGCGGTGCTGGGTCCGCAGGCCGCGAACTACCGGCTCAACGGCAAGGTCAAGCCGCGCACCGGCAGCCGCTCGACCAACGCCGCGCCGCGCAACGCCTACAGGACGAAGGACGGGCTCTACGTCTGCCTCTCGGCCTCGACGCAGAAGATGGCCGAGCGCCTGTTCCGCTCGATCGGCCGCGACGATCTCAATCGCGATCCGCGCTACATGACCAACGCCCAGCGCGTGAAGCACGCCGAGGAGCTCGACGCCATCATCGGTGCGTTCGTCGGCGCTCGCAGCCAGGCGGAGAACGTCGCCTTCTTCGAGAAGGAAGAGGTCACCATCGGCCCGATCTACGACGTGCGCCAGATCATGGAGGATCCGCACATCCTCGAGCGCGAGCTGATCGCCGACTATCCCGACTCCGAGGTCGGCCAGTTCCCCATGCACCACGTCGTGCCGCGGCTCGCCGGCACGCCGGCCTCGATCCGCACGCCGGCACCGAAGATCGGCGAGCACAACCGCGCGCTGCTCAAGGAGCTGGGGATCGACGACGCCGCTTACGCGGCGCTGAAGGCC